A part of Tachyglossus aculeatus isolate mTacAcu1 chromosome X3, mTacAcu1.pri, whole genome shotgun sequence genomic DNA contains:
- the LOC119948764 gene encoding vomeronasal type-1 receptor 4-like, with the protein MRSNDLVFGIFFLYQTAFGFLGNSAMLMVYINILITQPQQKKTVDLIFAHLTMANTVTLLSRGVIEMMVAFGMRDILNDAGCQSLMYINRVSRGLSICMTCLLSVFQAITISPRTSCWARLKSRAPNYILPSFLLFWIFNMLIYIRVITSIQSIRNVTILGHGYVSKYCFTIPNGNFIHSVTFLCAMTVRDLLFVFLMSWASGYMVIVLYRHSKQVQHIHTHSRSQKSSAETRATHTILLLASCFVCFYCTSSCITLYVSYADQKDPDLESAATFFSACYPALCPLVLISSDPRVTKNHCILGKNSHPSFSMNPAADQVIAKN; encoded by the coding sequence ATGAGGTCTAATGACTTGGTCTTTGGGATTTTCTTCCTCTACCAGACTGCCTTTGGCTTTCTAGGAAACTCAGCAATGCTGATGGTGTATATTAACATTTTAATTACTCAACCCCAGCAGAAGAAAACCGTAGACCTGATCTTCGCCCACTTGACCATGGCCAACACTGTGACGCTCCTCAGCCGTGGGGTCATCGAGATGATGGTGGCCTTTGGGATGAGGGACATTCTGAATGATGCTGGGTGTCAGAGTCTCATGTACATTAACAGAGtgtcccgtggtctttccatctGTATGACTTGTCTCCTAAGTGTGTttcaggccatcaccatcagtccaAGAACCTCCTGCTGGGCCCGGCTCAAATCCAGGGCCCCCAACTacatcctcccttcctttctcttattCTGGATCTTCAACATGCTGATCTACATCAGAGTGATTACCTCCATTCAAAGCATTAGAAATGTCACCATCTTGGGGCATGGCTATGTCTCAAAATACTGTTTCACTATCCCTAATGGGAATTTTATACACTCGGTtacctttctatgtgccatgacTGTCCGAGATCTCCTCTTTGTGTTTCTCATGAGCTGGGCTAGTGGCTACATGGTGATTGTGCTCTACCGACACAGTAAACAAGTACAGCACATCCACACACACAGTCGCTCCCAAAAATCCTCTGCAGAGACCAGAGCCACCCACACCATCCTGCTCTTGGCCTCCTGCTTCGTTTGTTTCTATTGTACCAGTAGCTGCATTACCCTGTATGTGTCATATGCAGACCAAAAAGATCCCGATTTGGAAAGTGCTGCAACCTTCTTCTCTGCCTGttaccctgccctctgccccctggtcCTGATCAGCAGTGATCCGCGAGTCACCAAGAACCACTGCATCCTGGGAAAGAACTCACATCCCTCCTTTTCCATGAACCCTGCAGCTGACCAGGTCATTGCCAAGAACTAA